The following proteins are co-located in the Acropora palmata chromosome 11, jaAcrPala1.3, whole genome shotgun sequence genome:
- the LOC141859047 gene encoding small ribosomal subunit protein uS8A isoform X2 has product MVRISVLGDALNSIRNAERRGKRQVLIRPSSKVIIKFLTVMMKHGYIGEFEIVDDHRSGKIVVNLIGRLNKCGVISPRFDLKVHDIEKWANNLLPSRQFGYLVLTTSSGIMDHEEAKRKHTGGKILGFFY; this is encoded by the exons ATGGTTCGAATCAGTGTATTGGGTGACGCATTAAATTCCATACGCAATGCGGAAAGGCGAGGAAAGAGACAGGTTCTTATCCGCCCCTCATCAAAAGTCATAATAAAGTTTCTGACTGTAATGATGAAACATG GTTATATTGGAGAATTTGAGATTGTGGACGATCACAGATCTGGGAAAATTGTGGTCAATTTGATAGGACGGCTTAATAAG TGTGGTGTCATCAGTCCTCGTTTCGACCTAAAAGTTCATGACATTGAAAAGTGGGCAAACAATCTCTTGCCATCCAGGCAGTTTGG ataCCTTGTTCTTACAACATCTAGTGGCATTATGGACCATGAGGAGGCCAAAAGAAAGCATACTGGTGGAAAGATTCTTGGGTTTTTCTATTGa
- the LOC141859047 gene encoding small ribosomal subunit protein uS8 isoform X1, which translates to MSRQDSLSRKITILGLGFNMVRISVLGDALNSIRNAERRGKRQVLIRPSSKVIIKFLTVMMKHGYIGEFEIVDDHRSGKIVVNLIGRLNKCGVISPRFDLKVHDIEKWANNLLPSRQFGYLVLTTSSGIMDHEEAKRKHTGGKILGFFY; encoded by the exons ATGTCACGCCAGGATTCTCTCTCTCGCAAGATCACTATTTTGGGCTTAG GGTTCAACATGGTTCGAATCAGTGTATTGGGTGACGCATTAAATTCCATACGCAATGCGGAAAGGCGAGGAAAGAGACAGGTTCTTATCCGCCCCTCATCAAAAGTCATAATAAAGTTTCTGACTGTAATGATGAAACATG GTTATATTGGAGAATTTGAGATTGTGGACGATCACAGATCTGGGAAAATTGTGGTCAATTTGATAGGACGGCTTAATAAG TGTGGTGTCATCAGTCCTCGTTTCGACCTAAAAGTTCATGACATTGAAAAGTGGGCAAACAATCTCTTGCCATCCAGGCAGTTTGG ataCCTTGTTCTTACAACATCTAGTGGCATTATGGACCATGAGGAGGCCAAAAGAAAGCATACTGGTGGAAAGATTCTTGGGTTTTTCTATTGa
- the LOC141859044 gene encoding echinoderm microtubule-associated protein-like 6, with protein MFNREKVKVNPANNKTKKGYRGKNSKAAWETLLTFSRKDSSKDKGNTWTLRSASTGKNGYPHLQHQEDEGDNDDDDDSSDSYDKYNNSVTPSASFNFSGSHSKSFENLWRSASTEQRILSKSLEKRQLAEEYYVHTGQPPVSKEIVEQICGGKYVNFQELLLENLSKENVKNKKLIDENGRVDDITKWIDCMAVYIAVFTSRYSNRIRDLLAYQGIITRLYRECQDKKAWQRYDVAFRRKAFLNGLRNWSAVDENLWILSSSRDARRAVLCKPCLSLGHNVASCPLKPKGESLKTQQSHSWLSRSSKSTKKDVVPEEEQPRSVSPTRSKQRPIEALNLKFAFGYHGYNACNNLFYTQSEEIVFHVAALGIVYSCHTNQQRFYKAHNDDILCLTIQDDKDLVATGQVGKQPETHVWDAISMKTVAVLKGFHKRGIICVDFSGDGKKLADVGLDDDHSICIWDWKKEEKLASTRGHKDMIFVLEWNPFNPNYLVSVGEKHIKFWAQRDSKLEKRPVTFGKAGTAATMLCVCHSPTDDLCFSGSDTGLVYIWQGTTLRRSVQAHNGAVCAMYSLSQTKQQGYVTGGRDGVVAMWDALFEQCLKVFKVEQASMRSGSILLQNLPPIRALHTHGGKILLGTGNDEIIEIEDDEKMKVLVQGHGEGEVWGLDTHPTDDEFMTVSDDKTLRVWDLAKFKLKKVKKLRKGGRAVAYSPDGSTIALGQNDGSLLILDSVSLEKVVAYKDRKEAISDIKFSPDGKFLAVGSHDNFVDIYSVRRGRRTAVCKGSSSYITHLDWDSKGKLIQTNSGAREHLFYEAPSGSRKTISASDVERLQWSTFTCVLGPTVKGVFPPGSDITDVNATCRTKDKSLLASGDDFGFVNLFEYPLLHRGTRGRRYEGHSSHVTNVRWTCDDRMLVSTGGLDTSVLIWDRLSVPEIDEPDKTPEPKVFIQPKFIPPGPIKDPLARGKPQWD; from the exons ATGTTTAACAGAGAAAAGGTTAAAGTTAACCCtgcaaacaacaaaaccaaGAAAGGTTACCGAGGGAAAAACTCAAAGGCAGCTTGGGAAACGTTACTTACTTTTTCAAGAAAGGATTCTAgtaaagacaaaggaaatacATGGACACTGAGAAGTGCATCAACAGGGAAGAATGGGTACCCTCACCTACAGCACCAAGAAGATGaaggtgataatgatgatgatgatgattcaAGCGATAGCTATGACAAATACAATAATTCGGTAACCCCAAGTGCATCCTTTAACTTTTCTGGAAGTCATTCTAAGAGCTTCGAAAACTTATGGAGGTCAGCTTCTACTGAGCAAAGGATATTGAGCAAAAGTCTTGAAAAAAGGCAGCTGGCTGAAGAGTATTATGTACATACTGGTCAACCACCTGTctcaaaagaaattgttgaaCAAATATGTGGAGGGAAATATGTTAACTTTCAAGAACTTCTTCTAGAAAATCTCAGCAAAGAAAATGTGAAGAACAAGAAGTTAATTGATGAAAATGGAAGAGTGGATGATATCACAAAATGGATTGACTGCATGGCTGTCTATATTGCAGTATTCACAAGCCGTTATTCAAATCGAATCAGAGACTTACTCGCATATCAAGGTATTATAACAAGGTTGTACCGTGAATGCCAAGACAAAAAGGCGTGGCAAAGGTATGACGTGGCCTTCAGGCGTAAAGCATTCCTGAATGGATTACGTAACTGGAGTGCAGTTGATGAGAATTTGTGGATTTTATCATCGTCACGAGATGCACGTAGAGCTGTCCTTTGCAAACCATGTCTGTCTTTGGGCCATAATGTAGCATCTTGCCCACTTAAACCAAAGGGGGAGAGCTTGAAGACTCAACAGTCACACTCTTG GTTATCCAGATCTTCCAAATCCACCAAAAAGGATGTTGTTCCTGAGGAAGAGCAACCACGATCAGTCAGTCCAACACGGAGCAAACAAAGGCCCATTGAAGCACTGAATCTAAAGTTTGCTTTTGG GTACCATGGCTATAATGCATGTAACAATTTGTTCTACACTCAATCTGAGGAGATAGTGTTTCACGTTGCAGCACTTGGGATAGTGTACAGTTGTCATACTAACCAGCAAAGGTTCTACAAAGCCCACAATGATGATATTTTGTGTTTGACCATTCAAGATGACAAGGACCTTGTAGCCACTGGACAG GTGGGCAAACAACCAGAGACTCATGTATGGGATGCCATCAGTATGAAAACTGTGGCTGTCCTGAAAGGCTTTCACAAGCGAGGCATCATTTGTGTTGACTTCTCAG GTGATGGCAAGAAACTGGCAGATGTTGGCCTTGATGATGACCACAGTATTTGCATCTGGGACTggaaaaaggaagagaagCTGGCATCAACTCGAGGACACAAAGATATGATATTTGTCCTTGAGTGGAATCCATTTAATCCAAACTACCTTGTATCTGTTGGAGAAAAACACATTAAATTCTGGGCTCAAAGGG ATTCAAAGTTGGAGAAGAGACCAGTGACTTTTGGGAAGGCAGGAACTGCTGCAACAATGCTTTGTGTGTGTCACAGTCCCACTGATGACTTATGCTTCAGTGGCAGTGATACTGGACTTGTGTATATTTGGCAGGGAACAACTTTACGCCGTTCAGTTCAAGCTCACAATGGTGCTGTATGTGCCATGTACTCACTTAGTCAAACTAAACAGCAg GGTTATGTGACAGGTGGAAGGGATGGTGTTGTTGCAATGTGGGACGCATTGTTTGAACAGTGCCTAAAGGTATTTAAGGTGGAACAAGCATCTATGAGGTCAGGCTCCATTCTCCTGCAGAATCTACCACCAATCAGAGCCTTACACACACATGGTGGGAAAATACTCCTTGGCACAGGAAATGATGAG ATAATTGAAATTGAGGATGATGAAAAGATGAAAGTTCTAGTGCAG GGTCACGGAGAAGGGGAGGTCTGGGGCCTAGACACCCATCCTACAGATGATGAATTTATGACAGTCAGTGATGACAAGACGCTCAGGGTCTGGGATCTTGCTAAATTCAAGCTCAAGAAG GTCAAGAAACTTAGAAAAGGCGGCCGTGCTGTGGCGTATTCCCCCGATGGTTCAACAATTGCTCTAGGCCAGAACGACGGAAGCTTGCTCATCTTGGATTCCGTGTCCCTTGAAAAAGTCGTTGCATACAAAGACAGGAAAGAAGCCATCTCAGATATAAAGTTTTCTCCAG ACGGAAAATTTTTGGCTGTAGGTTCGCATGATAATTTTGTGGATATATACAGCGTTAGACGAGGTAGAAGGACTGCTGTATGCAAGGGAAGTTCAAGTTACATAACACACTTGGACTGGGACTCTAAAG GTAAACTGATTCAAACCAACTCTGGCGCCCGTGAACACTTGTTCTATGAAGCTCCTTCCGGCAGTCGTAAGACCATCAGTGCCTCAGATGTAGAAAGATTGCAATGGTCCACTTTCACGTGTGTCCTTGGCCCAACTGTCAAGGGTGTTTTTCCCCCAGGAAGTGACATCACGGATGTCAACGCCACCTGTCGCACCAAAGACAAAAGTTTGCTTGCCAGTGGTGatgattttggttttgtaaATCTATTTGAGTATCCGTTATTG CACCGCGGTACACGAGGAAGGCGATACGAAGGCCATTCGTCGCACGTGACCAATGTTCGATGGACATGTGATGACCGTATGTTAGTGTCTACTGGTGGCTTGGACACGTCTGTGCTGATCTGGGATCGTTTATCTGTTCCAGAGATTGATGAACCAG ACAAGACGCCAGAACCAAAGGTGTTTATTCAGCCGAAATTCATTCCACCTGGACCAATAAAAGATCCTCTAGCGAGAGGAAAGCCGCAATGGGATTAA